One region of Sulfurisphaera ohwakuensis genomic DNA includes:
- a CDS encoding polyprenol monophosphomannose synthase, with protein sequence MRGVLVPTYNEAENIKELIPRIRQYLPDAKIIIVDDDSEDSTAEIARKLDAIVFVRKGEKGLGSALRFGLLKGLELGFEYLATMDADLSHDPIYLPKMFEEATKADLIIGSRYIEGGKIENWPLKRRIISKGANMLAKTLLRIDVKDNTSGYRVYSRNAIEVVKDCKNADGYEFQICAVYKVKRAGLRIVEVPITFRDRSKGKSKLGSEKILNWFVYVLKLSLGFTS encoded by the coding sequence ATGAGAGGGGTTCTAGTTCCAACGTATAATGAGGCGGAAAATATAAAAGAACTCATACCACGAATTAGGCAATATTTACCAGATGCAAAAATCATTATAGTAGACGATGATAGTGAAGATAGTACCGCAGAAATAGCTAGAAAGTTGGATGCTATAGTTTTTGTAAGAAAAGGTGAGAAGGGTCTTGGCAGTGCATTAAGGTTTGGACTACTTAAAGGATTAGAATTAGGATTTGAATACTTAGCAACCATGGATGCTGACTTAAGTCATGATCCTATTTATTTGCCTAAAATGTTTGAAGAAGCAACAAAAGCTGATTTGATTATAGGTTCTAGATATATAGAAGGTGGGAAAATTGAAAACTGGCCCTTAAAGAGAAGAATTATTAGCAAAGGAGCAAATATGTTAGCTAAGACCCTACTTAGAATCGATGTTAAAGATAATACTTCTGGGTATAGGGTTTATTCTAGGAATGCTATCGAAGTAGTTAAAGATTGTAAAAATGCAGATGGATATGAGTTTCAAATATGTGCGGTGTATAAGGTTAAGAGGGCTGGATTAAGGATAGTTGAAGTACCTATAACCTTTAGGGATAGAAGTAAGGGAAAAAGTAAGTTAGGAAGTGAAAAAATTCTTAATTGGTTTGTATATGTTTTAAAACTATCATTAGGATTTACTTCTTGA
- a CDS encoding RNA-binding protein has protein sequence MQRHFLSEKDSKKLISEIKNKYGIDIEGKIEIGKEKKQVYYFVNGLLSFFSEELIPTLCFIRKYNLQLPSVTVDEGAVKHIINGADLFVPGIVEYNCNCKEGDIVLVKTKTNIPIAIIKVLMDKEKALNEKKGKFGINLHYLNDKIWEMCNERGSSSNV, from the coding sequence ATGCAGAGACACTTTTTATCTGAAAAGGATAGTAAAAAACTAATCTCTGAAATAAAAAATAAATACGGAATTGACATTGAAGGAAAAATTGAAATTGGAAAGGAGAAAAAGCAAGTATACTACTTTGTTAATGGTTTACTCTCGTTTTTTTCAGAAGAACTAATTCCTACACTTTGTTTTATAAGAAAATATAATTTACAGTTACCTTCTGTAACAGTTGACGAAGGTGCAGTAAAGCATATTATAAATGGTGCTGATCTTTTTGTACCCGGTATTGTTGAGTATAACTGTAATTGCAAAGAAGGTGACATTGTTTTGGTAAAGACTAAGACAAATATTCCTATAGCAATTATAAAAGTTCTTATGGATAAAGAAAAAGCTTTAAATGAGAAAAAAGGGAAGTTTGGAATAAATTTACATTATCTTAATGACAAAATATGGGAAATGTGTAATGAGAGGGGTTCTAGTTCCAACGTATAA